From the genome of Papaver somniferum cultivar HN1 chromosome 2, ASM357369v1, whole genome shotgun sequence, one region includes:
- the LOC113352578 gene encoding uncharacterized protein LOC113352578, with translation MEVKTRFANKEAFKKHLRGYCVLNKCQYILDRSAPSRIKAECRFKTEHDCPWFVYASKKEGEKTFVLRKVNLEHKCEGDPQNRNRSADPHFVKDFVLDQMKNKPKKVVPDPYKIKEDFLAEKRVNIPYQCAWKARNLVLESLYGNYKESYNEVPAFCKMFTKCNDGSVAKFTFDTVNNTFESMTLSFEPAMRGWRKACRGGIGLDACHLTGEYGGVLMAATALDGQNGLVMLGIMVCRAETKENWIIFLKHLKDAILAHPVKVAFISDRQKGLLEAVGIVFPGHHHRYCWRHLYKNFKKDYKGLELYSSLWNAAKAYKEKHFQEHFDNIVKQSAAAGAYLSREDPATWSRAFFNPIHCCEHMNNNFSESFNNMINKMRNKPIIMIGIMYANLVMGTWYNRRTESASWVDGNLVPTAVTLIKKMLEFVTDYGVDPCVAGELYMVTSPKNFVFTVNILAKTCSCLQWQLRGFPCMHAVSALHSIRPQWRKYCSDYYSVENYKATYAPTFAPLDDKSEWVQPNMNKKILNPPHSRKPGRPKSKRVRSYDEPRVEKTKRRCGKCGNVTNHNKRTCAGGEVGSNPTAKRQRNECDAQSFTFSNIEPSQTTGVRGAAKSNKKKRTASFVGECFTGPGSQPLATPSSTPASTTPMSLPSIAPSSTPPSTINNLYQNFFGIGSVSQNIKQGKGRGNGNAKKK, from the exons ATGGAGGTAAAAACTAGATTTGCAAATAAGGAAGCATTTAAGAAACATCTCAGGGGTTATTGTGTTCTTAATAAGTGTCAATATATTTTGGATAGAAGTGCTCCCTCTAGAATTAAGGCTGAGTGTAGGTTTAAAACAGAACATGATTGTCCTTGGTTTGTGTATGCTAGCAAGAAAGAGGGTGAGAAGACTTTTGTTCTTAGGAAAGTGAATTTGGAACATAAGTGTGAAGGGGATCCCCAAAATAGGAATAGATCTGCTGATCCTCATTTTGTAAAGGATTTTGTTCTTGATCAGATGAAGAATAAGCCTAAAAAAGTTGTTCCAGACCCTTATAAAATCAAGGAAGACTTCTTAGCTGAAAAGAGAGTAAATATACCATATCAGTGTGCATGGAAGGCTAGGAATCTAGTTTTAGAGTCATTATATGGGAACTATAAAGAAAGTTACAATGAAGTACCAGCATTCTGCAAGATGTTTACAAAATGCAATGATGGGTCTGTTGCTAAGTTCACTTTTGACACAGTGAATAACACCTTTGAAAGCATGACACTCTCATTTGAACCTGCAATGAGGGGTTGGCGAAAAGCATGCAGGGGAGGTATAGGGCTTGATGCCTGCCATCTAACAGGGGAATATGGGGGAGTATTGATGGCTGCAACTGCACTTGATGGACAGAATGGGTTAGTAATGTTAGGAATTATGGTATGCAGAGCTGAAACAAAGGAAaattggatcatttttttgaagcatttgaagGATGCAATATTAGCACATCCAGTGAAAGTGGCTTTCATTTCAGATAGGCAAAAAGGTTTATTGGAAGCTGTTGGTATAGTGTTTCCTGGCCATCACCACAGATACTGTTGGAG ACATTTATACAAAAATTTCAAGAAGGATTACAAGGGTCTTGAATTATACAGTTCTTTATGGAATGCAGCAAAAGCATACAAAGAAAAGCATTTTCAG GAACATTTTGACAATATTGTGAAACAGAGTGCTGCAGCTGGTGCTTATCTCAGTAGAGAAGATCCTGCTACATGGTCCAGGGCCTTTTTTAACCCTATTCACTGTTGTGAACatatgaacaacaatttttcagaGTCTTTTAACAATATGATCAACAAGATGAGAAATAAACCAATTATAATGATAGGAATAATGTATGCTAACTTAGTGATGGGTACATGGTACAATAGGAGGACTGAATCTGCATCATGGGTAGATGGTAATTTGGTTCCTACTGCTGTTACATTGATTAAGAAAATGTTGGAATTTGTGACTGACTATGGTGTTGACCCTTGTGTGGCTGGAGAGTTATATATGGTGACTAGTCCAAAGAATTTTGTGTTCACAGTGAACATACTTGCCAAGACTTGCTCTTGTTTGCAGTGGCAGTTGAGGGGGTTCCCCTGTATGCATGCAGTGAGTGCATTGCATAGCATAAGGCCACAATGGAGAaa GTACTGCAGTGATTACTATTCAGTGGAGAACTATAAGGCCACATATGCACCAACTTTTGCACCACTAGATGATAAAAGTGAATGGGTCCAG CCAAACATGAACAAGAAGATCTTGAACCCTCCTCACAGTAGGAAACCAGGAAGACCCAAGAGCAAGAGGGTAAGAAGTTATGATGAACCTCGTGTtgagaagacaaaaaggaggtgtGGGAAATGTGGAAATGTTACTAACCACAACAAAAGAACATGTGCTGGTGGTGAAGTGGGATCTAATCCAACTGCAAAGAGGCAAAGGAATGAATGTGATGCACAAAGCTTCACCTTCAGCAACATAGAGCCAAGTCAGACCACCGGAGTTAGGGGTGCAGCTAAgtcaaacaagaagaagagaacggCATCATTTGTTGGTGAATGTTTTACAGGGCCTGGCAGTCAGCCTTTGGCAACACCATCTTCTACTCCAGCTTCCACAACACCTATGAGTCTGCCATCTATAGCACCATCTTCTACTCCACCCTCTACAATAAATAACCTTTATCAGAACTTCTTTGGCATTGGATCTGTATCTCAGAATATAAAACAAGGAAAGGGAAGGGGAAATGGAAATGCTAAGAAGAAATGA
- the LOC113352579 gene encoding uncharacterized protein LOC113352579: MRYKPGLKQSESSQFKFRNISVYAEPKNETLVFPDCHRDETDLMTLKYMVYKGLSMDVKEKFNLYWFKEECLPLPLLNNDDFDNFWEDSFVNEDGCICLWMGMKDTVFGTPKTTPKKKTVSKGTTPRRSPRLNSVDKSVEGASRES, translated from the exons ATGAGGTACAAACCGGGATTGAAACAGTCTGAATCAAG tcagttcaaatttaggaatatcagtgtatatgcggagccaaagaatgagactttggtatttcctgATTGCCATAGAGATGAAACAGACTTGATGACACTTAAGTATATGGTGTATAAGGGTTTGTCTATGGATGTTAAAGAGAAGTTTAATttatattggtttaaggaagaatgtctgccactgccattgttaaacaatgatgattttgataatttttgggAGGATTCTTTTGTAAATGAGGATGGATGTATATGTTTGTGGATGGGGATGAAAGACACAGTGTTTGGGACTCCAAAGACTACACCAAAGAAGAAGACAGTTAGTAAGGGAACCACCCCTAGAAGATCCCCAAGGCTAAATAGTGTGGATAAATCAGTTGAAGGTGCATCAAGAGAAAGCTGA
- the LOC113350215 gene encoding anaphase-promoting complex subunit 7-like translates to MDVARDQIASLLDLGLYDSAQMLSCFLLSSSITNAETNSHLKADSYVLLGDSLYGEKEHKRAIYMYKQALNLCKIIPKQTITSSRGSLSTSNRSSSPNSVNVSAINENEVKFKITLCHSALNDNRAALVEMEGIPSKARTLRMNLTLAKLYRYSRHNRAAISCYKECLRHCPYILEAITALAELGVAAKDILTLFPQTPSRSGRPPFDNFDSSRWLQRFVEAQCCVALNDYKGGLELFTEILQRFPSNVHILLEVAKVEAIIGKNDEAMMNFEKARSNDPYVIDYMDEYAMLLKTCSDSSKLNRLVHELLSIDPTRPEVCVALSVLWERKDERRAMAYVDKCLRIDDRHIAGHIMKGNLFLSLGRPDNALASFRAAQELRPDLRSYQGLVRSYLSLAKTKEALHSAREAMKAMPQSAKALKLVGDVHASITTGREKAKKFYESALRLEPGFLGAALALAELHVVEGRNGEAVTLLERYLKDWADDSLHIKLAQVFAATNMLQEALSHFQAAMRINPQNETAKKGLERLEKQMKGVDPDAPEEDEDNEVEDAEGEQEEAELL, encoded by the exons ATGGATGTAGCAAGGGATCAGATTGCTTCTCTTCTCGATCTTGGCCTCTATGATTCTGCGCAGATGCTC AGTTGCTTTCTTTTGTCATCATCAATTACAAATGCTGAAACAAATTCCCATCTAAAAGCTGATAGTTAT GTACTTCTTGGTGATTCATTATATGGTGAGAAAGAACACAAGAGAGCAATA TATATGTACAAGCAAGCCTTGAATCTTTGTAAGATTATTCCCAAGCAAACCATAACAAGTTCTAGAGGTTCGTTATCCACTTCAAACCGGTCTTCCTCCCCAAATTCCGTGAATGTATCAGCAATTAATGAGAATGAG GTGAAATTCAAAATTACTCTTTGCCATTCTGCACTAAATGATAATCGTGCTGCTCTTGTGGAG ATGGAGGGTATTCCAAGCAAAGCAAGAACCCTGCGGATGAATTTAACTTTGGCAAAGCTGTATCGGTACTCTAGACATAATCGTGCTGCTATTTCTTGCTATAAAGAATGTTTGAG GCATTGCCCGTATATCTTGGAAGCCATCACAGCTTTGGCCGAATTAGGAGTTGCAGCCAAGGATATTCTTACACTATTTCCTCAG ACACCAAGTAGAAGTGGGAGGCCTCCTTTTGATAATTTCGATTCTAGCAGGTGGCTACAG CGATTTGTTGAGGCTCAGTGTTGCGTTGCATTGAATGATTATAAAG GTGGTCTAGAGCTCTTCACAGAAATTTTACAGCGGTTTCCTAGTAATGTACACATACTATTGGAAGTTGCGAAG GTTGAAGCTATTATTGGGAAAAACGATGAAGCCATGATGAACTTTGAAAag GCTCGATCTAATGATCCCTATGTTATTGATTACATGGATGAGTATGCTATGCTTCTAAAGACGTGCTCCGATAGCTCCAAGCTGAACAGGTTGGTGCACGAATTGTTGAGCATTGACCCTACAAGACCAGAAGTCTGTGTAGCTTTGTCAGTTTTGTGGGAAAGGAAAGATGAGAGGAGAGCTATGGCCTATGTTGACAAG tgtCTCCGTATTGATGATAGGCACATAGCCGGCCATATAATGAAG GGTAATCTATTTTTGTCACTTGGTCGACCAGATAAtgctttagcatccttcagaGCAGCTCAAGAATTAAGGCCAGATCTCCGCTCTTACCAAG GTCTGGTTCGATCTTACTTATCACTCGCTAAAACCAAAGAGGCTTTACACTCTGCTAGGGAGGCTATGAAGGCCATGCCACAGTCGGCTAAGGCTCTTAAGTTGGTGGGAGATGTTCATGCTAGCATTACTACCGGAAGGGAAAAG GCAAAAAAGTTCTATGAATCGGCTCTCCGTTTAGAGCCTGGTTTCCTTGGAGCTGCATTAGCGTTGGCTGAGCTCCATGTTGTTGAAGGTCGAAATGGAGAGGCAGTTACTCTACTGGAAAGATACCTCAAAGACTGGGCAGATGACTCTCTCCACATCAAGTTGGCTCAAGTATTTGCTGCAACTAATATGCTGCAGGAGGCTTTGTCACATTTTCAGGCTGCTATGAG GATTAATCCACAGAATGAAACTGCAAAGAAAGGATTAGAAAGACTGGAGAAACAAATGAAG GGAGTAGATCCAGATGCacctgaagaagatgaagacaatGAAGTTGAGGATGCTGAAGGAGAACAAGAAGAGGCCGAACTTTTATGA